The genomic region CCCCTTACCGGAGTCTGCCCCTTTCTCCTCTTCTTTGCCTGCCCGGTGTTGTTTTTGTCGTTCCGCTGCCCGTACCGGCTTTTTTATTCCAGACCTCCTACCGGTACTTTTGTCTTCTCCTGCCGACTGGTTATCCGTTGGGTGCTGATTTAGTTCCGCCTTTTCATCGGGCGTTTCCTTTAATACAAAACCTTCCTGGTCAAGGTTAGGATTAAATTCAAATGTTCGCTTAATAATCTCCCAAAGCTGCATCTACATCACCGTTTTTATTTTCCTCCGTAAAGCGGTAGATTATCCAAATAAAAACAACCCCCTAATGGAGGTTGCATAACAACTAATTTAATTTTGACTGACTCGGGCTCGGGCCATTGCCTGGTCGCCCAGTGCAAAACCCAGCTCCAGTGCTTTACGGTTCATGTCTTCAGTACCTTTGGGTACTCTCCTTAGCAGAGCGGTGGTGACAGCCTGCCGACTGACCATGCCGGATAGAGCGGCCATAGCCCCCAGAGCCACCGCATTGGCCACCAACTCCCGGCCCACTTGTTTGCGAGCAGTTTCGGTAATGGGCAGGGCATAAACTTTAGCCAGACTGGCGGGGATGTAATTAACCAGACCCGAATCCACTATGGCCAGACTATTTTCTTTACAGCCGGCCATATACTTTAATACAGATTCCTGATTTAAACCCAGAAAAACATCCGGGCGGTCCACCTTGGGGTAATCAATTTCCTCCGAACTGATAATAACTTCAGCTTTGCTGGCACCACCACGGGCCGCCGGCCCGTAGGATTGGGTCTGGACCACATTTTGGCCGTCAATAACGGCCGCCTCGGCCAAAATAATTCCGGCAAGGATCAGTCCCTGGCCTCCGGATCCGCTAAGTCTTACCTCCCAAGTTCCTGCCATTTTCATTACCTCCCCAGAAATTTTTCCACTAACTTCTGGTATTCCGCCGTATACTCCGGCGCCTCGTCCTTATGCAGTACACCCACCACAAACTTACCTACCCGCTCTTCCGGGGTTAAATTATCATAGCGCAGGGCTGTTACACCGTGATCCCGTTGCCATTTCAACATATCTGCCGGTGAACCCATCTTGTTTTGCCGCCCAAAGGAGGTCGGGCAGTGGGTAATAACCTCAATCAGCGAAAATCCCTTATTTCTATATCCCTCAATAATTAGATCGGTCAGTAGTTTAGTATGATAGGTGCTGGCTCTCCCCACAAAGGTGGCTCCGGCCGCTATGGCCAGTTCTGCCAGATTAAAGGGACGCTCCAGGTTGCCGTAGGGGGAGGTGGTGGCGCGACTGGCGTTGGGTGTCATGGGGGAGTATTGACCACCGGTCATGCCGTAAATGTTGTTATTAAATACTATGGTGGTAAGGTTAATATTGCGCCTGGCGGCATGAATAAAATGATTACCCCCAATGGCCGTACAGTCACCATCACCGGTTAGGACAAATACATTAAGCTCCGGTTTAGCCAACTTGACACCGGTGGCAAAGGCCAAAGCCCGGCCATGGGTGGTATGCAAGGTATCAAAATCCAGGTAACCGGAGGCTCTGGCGGCGCAGCCAATGCCCGAAACAATGCTGGTTTGATCCTGATCCAAACACAGTTTATCAATGGCCTTGACCAAGCAATGCAAGATGATACCGTTGCCGCAGCCGGGGCACCACATATGGGGTAACTTTTCCAAACGAAAATATTGTTCAATCTCTGGGAGCATGTTTAGTACACCTCCCTTATTTTATTTAAAATGGTTTCCGGCTTGGTTAACTCGCCGTCAGCTTGCAGGCAGCTATAAACCCCACACCTACCACCAGCCACCCGCTGTACTTCCAATAGTAATTGACCGTAATTCATTTCCACCACCAGCAATTTCTTGCCAGCCTGGGCTAAACTGCTGACGGCCTCTTCCGGGAAGGGCCAGATGGTTTGCGGTCTAAAGGTGCCTACTTTTAGGCCTGCCGCCCGGGCTAATTTTACTGCCCGGGCCACCGCCCGGTAGGTGCCGCCATAGGCTATTACCACCAGTTCCGCATTCTCTGTTTGTTGACTTTCGTACGAGATGACCTGGTCTAGATTATAAGATATCTTATGATGCAGTCTTCGCAGTTGCCTGGCCACAATGTCCGGTTTTTCCGTGGCAAACCCGCTTTCATCATGGAACAGTCCGGTGACATGGAAACGGTAACCTTCACCAAAAAGGGCCATGGGGGGTGCTTCGTTTTCTTGGGCCCGGTAAGGGTAATAACTTTCCCGGTCACAATCGGGTTTAACTCGGTTAAAAATGGGTAAATCTCCCGGCTCAGGTAGGGTTACCTTCTCTCTCATGTGCCCCACCACTTCATCCATCAGGATAATCACAGGCACCCGAAATTTCTCCGCTAAATTGAAGGCCCGCACGGTTAGGTCAAAGGTCTCCCGTACTGAGGACGGGGATACCACGATGGCGGGATGATCCCCGTGGGTTCCCCAACGAGCCTGCATCACATCGCCCTGGGCCGGAGCCGTAGCCACCCCGGTGCTGGGACCCAGCCTTTGTACGTTGACGATGACACAGGGGATTTCCGCCATGGAGGCATAACCGATATTCTCCTGTTTTAGCGAGAACCCCGGTCCACTGGTGGCAGTCATACTTTTAGCCCCGGTGAGAGATGCCCCTATCACGGCTGCCATGCTGGCAATCTCATCTTCCATTTGAATGAATTTGCCACCCACCTGGGGTAATCTTTTGGCTAAAATTTCGGCTATTTCGGTGGAAGGGGTAATGGGATAACCGGCATAAAATCTCATACCGGCATAGATAGCTCCTTCAGCACAGGCTTCATTGCCCTGCACCAGGCGAGGTTCTTGGCTCATTAGTTTTCCACCTCCAGGGTTATGGCATAATCAGGGCAGAAATTTTCACAAATACCGCATCCTACACAGTTATCCGGTTGGGCCACTTCTACCCGGTTTCCTTCCCCAAAAGACAGTACCCCTTTGGCGCAGAAGGCAATGCAGATGCCGCATTTTTTGCACCAGGCCTGGTTAATTACCACGCCAGTGGGTCTTAACCTTGGTACTGATGAAGGATCTGTCACTGTGCACTCCCCATTTCTGTTTAGTTTTTGTTAATAAGTATTTTAGTTAACCAGTAGGAAATACTTTTTGTGTTAGATTTAACATAGCATTTATTTCTGGTTAGAAATATTAGTATAACAATTGTGTATTTTCTGAAAAAATATCTTAAAAAAATTATCCCCCTGCCAACGGTGAAATTAAGACAATCTCCGCCTCGTCCGGTGGTATATAAGATAAATCTTGACGCTGCCCGTTGACCAACACAGTCATAACCAGTTCATGGCTCAGCGGAATAAGCTTTAGAATTTCTTTAATCGTAAGGGGCTTTTCTATGTGCAGCGGCAGTATTCCTTTGCCGACTGGGAAATATTCTGTTAGCAGACCAGTGACTTTAATTTTTATCTGCAAAGAAAGACCCCCTTCAATTGAAAGTAAATAGCCTGATATAAATTTAGCCATCAGTGGTTAGCCTTCATCTGTAAGCAATCAGTTTAAAACTGATTGCTTACAGCTCTAACACTTTTTTTATATCTCAACTTCTTTTTGTTTAAGATAACTTTCTCCCCTGTTTGAGCAATTCCTCCACTACAAATTGCAAACCTAAAGAATTTAGTTTTTCTTTGGTAGGCAGGCCATTTTTGTCCCAGCCACGTAGTTGATAATAATCGTCCAGTAGTTTATCCAGATGTTCTTTAGGAATGAAATCTCCGGCATTGGGACCGGTGGTTACGGCTTCTTCGTAGAAGCGAGCCGGCGGGTAGTCGTACTGACGGCCAAAGTCAGCTATTTCACGCCAGGCAAAGGCCCTGGTTAGATTCCAAACCTTCTCGGAAATTTGCATTAACTCTTCCTGGCTGTAGTCAAAGCCGGTAACTAAGCGGCATACCTCCGGGTAATGTTCTAGTTCAAAACCAATTTCCACCCACTGTAAGCGGCAGCAACCTATGAGATCAAAGAAAGGTCTAATATGCTGCAAATCAACCACCTTTTTGGCCTTACCATCCAGCACTTTTCTGCCCACAGCGATATCGTGGGTAACAGACCAGGCCCGGCTATGGTGGGCACCTAAATCACAGGTCATATAAGCCAGCATGTTGGACGGTGCACTGCGGGACTCATAGCCGCTCCATTCCAGGCCCTTGACTTGGATAGCGTATTTAATGGAATCGCCGCCAAACTGCTCCGCTGCATATTTAACTCCTTCGGCCAGTATGTGGCCAATTCCTTGTCTAGCCACAATTTGCTCCACTAAAAATTTGAAGGACTCCACATCGCCAAATTTAATTTCCCGGCCAACCTGTTCTTTGGTGATAACACCCTTTTCATAGCACTCCATGGCGAAACCAATAACGTTACCCGCAGAAATGGTGTCTAAACCTAATTCATCACATAGGTAGTTTAAATACCCTACCTTTTCTATGTCGGTGAATACACAGCTGCCACCAATTAATGCGGTGGTTTCATACTCCGGTCCTTCCACATACACATCGTAACCCGGTACATAACAGTATTTACCACAGGGGCTGGGGCAACCAAAACATCCCTTATCAGTCACCAGCATTTTTTGCCGCATTAACTTACCATCCAGGGTTTCGTTGCCTTCTAGGTAGGAGGATTGGAAGTTACGGGTGGGGAAGGCGCCGATGGAATTGGCCCAACAGGGCACCCCGGCAGTACCGTAATCCTGCCACTCGTTCAAGTTTTCCTTGGCAAAGCACCCCTGTAACATTTCCTTGGCCTTGGCCACCGTGGCTGGTAGATCGGCCAGAGGAATGCTTTTAGAACCATAAATGGCAATGGCCTTAATATTTTTGCTACCCATCACAGTACCCATACCGGTACGGCCCGCCTGCCGACCAAAATCATGGGAAATACAAGCGTATTTAACTAATTTCTCGCCGGCGGGGCCTATGGTACAGATTTGGAATTCTTCACCCAATTCATCCTTCAGGGCTTTTTCGGTTTGGATAGCGCCTTTACCCCACAGGTGTGCGGCATCCTTTATTTCCACCTGGTCATCATTGATATAAATATAACTGGGCCTACTGGCCTGGCCTTCCAGGATAATCACATCATAGCCGGCATATTTCATTTCGGCGGCAATATGACCGCCCACACAGCTTTCCCCGTAAATACCAGTGGCCGGTGATTTGGCCCCAAAACTTACTTTCCCGCCCGCTGGCACCAGAGTTCCGGCCAGGGGTCCGGTGGACATAATTAGCTTATTCTCAGGACCCAGGGGATCAATACCAGGCTTTAATTCATCCCAAAGAATTTTGGCGATGAATCCCCGTTGACCAACCCACTCTCTGGCCATAACTTCATCAAGGGGTTGTTTTTTGATTTCCCCGGTTGACAGGTTAATTCTTAGTATGTTACCACCGTAACCGTACATTTTACTGCACCTCCCTGACATCGGCATCATATAATGCTCCCCGCTGACATAATGTCACACATTCACCACAGGCTACACATTTAATAGGTGCTGTTTCTGCCGGGTGCTTAACCATGGCGTTAGAGGGGCAGGCTTCGATACATTCACCACAGCCAGTACATTTTTCCCTGTCTATTACATAAACACCGTCTTTTTCGGCAATGGCCTCAAACTGGCACACTGCAGCGCAAACACCACACTGGTTACAAATTTTTATTTCAAAACGTCCAGGTGCCGGAAAATGTCCAACTATCTTCACAGCAGCTTTTTTAGGATTGTTTTCCGCAAAGTTGTGCAGGCTGCAAATCACCTGGCAGGTACGGCAGCCGGAACAACGAGCTTCGTTTAAAGCAATTCTCAAGTCTTTCACTCCTCTGCTATTAGAATGTGTTATTAACTAGACAACTGATGGTTCCACAAATAACTGTCCCCGGGCAAAGCGGGTAAAGTCAAACATATCGATGGGTAGACTGGTTTCCTCGCCTAAAATGTATTCGGCCATTAATTTCCCGGTCATGGGGGAGATCATAAAACCGTGACCGGAAAAGCCGGCAGCCAAATAAAAGCCTTCTGTGCCGGGCACACTGCCTAAAATTTGCTGCCGATCTGGAGTCATGTCGTACTGACCGGCCCATTGCCGTACCACCCTGAGGTTAGCCAGGGGTGGTAGTAAGAAGGTAACTTTAGCCGCCATTTCATGCAAGAACTGCCAACTGGAATTATAGTTAAATTCCTTGGGTTCATTAGGATCACCAATGCCCATAACAAAACTGCCATGGGGTACCTGCTGGCAGTACAGGCCATGGTAAAAACTCATAACCATGGGTTCTTGTATCATTTCCACCGGTTCTGTTACTAGAATTTGGTGTCGTTCCGGATGAAGTGGTAATTCAATGCCTATGGTGGCTGCCAAATCCCGGGAATAAGCCCCGGCGCAGCATACCACCACGGGACTCTCGATAACTCCTTTATTTGTTTCAACGCCGGTAATTTTACCGTCTTTGGCCAGCAATTTAGTTACTTCTGTATAGGTCATAATTTCCACGCCCAGCCGCCGGGCTGCTTTGACGTAAGCATCGGTGGTCTTAAATGGGTTACAGTGCCCGTCTTTACCACAAAAGGTGGCCCCCAGGAGTCCCTGGGTGTTTAAGTGGGGGACAATTTCCTTCGCTTCGGCAGGGGTAACCCAGCGGGAGGGAATACCCAGTTTATGCTGCACACCCAAGTTTTTGTGGAATTGCTCCACCATTTTCTCGGTATAGGCCAGCAGTAAATAACCTCCCTGTTTAAATTCAATGCTATCGTCATAACCAAGTTCTTCTTCTAGTTGCTCAAACATTTCTATACTTTTTTTAGCCAGCAGGCAGTTGGTTTCGGTACCAAACTGCATACGTACCCCCGCTCCACAGCGTCCGGTGGCACCGCTGGTGAGATACTTCCGTTCAATTAAGATAATGTTTTTAGCACCTTTTTTAGCCAGGTTATAAGCAATGGAGCAGCCAATGACGCCGCCGCCGATAATAACAATATCCGCAGTTTTATTCATGATCGGTACCTCCCGCCAGCACGCCAAGTTTTACCGGAGTGGTGGGCGGCCGAAAAACAGTGAGGGGAATCTCCTGCACCGGACGTCCGGTAGCCAGGGCCAATTCGTTGACAATGAGCGGGGTACAGGTACGACCCTGGCAGGGGCCCATACCAACCCGCAATAAACGCTTCAGTTGCTCCAAATCCGTTACCCCTTGAGCAATGTAGGCCCGAACTTCTTCGGCGGTAATATCTTCGCAGCGACACATAATGGTCACGTCCTTATTGTGCTCACACATTTACCGTACCTCCTTAGTCTTGAAGTGCCGTACTTCCATCATTAAATCTTTAGCCACCGCCAACCATACCACCGCAGTCCGATCCTGGACTTTACTGTTTTGTACCTTAACCACCCGGGCTTCTCCCACAGCCTGGCCGGCCCGGTTAATGGCCGTGACTGTTTCACCCACCTGGGGAATAGGTAAAAATTCATAGGGAATCTTAACTAACGCCTCCTGCTCGGAAAAGGTAGCATCAACCACAAATATAGCTAAACCCGGACAACGACTCATGCATGATCCACAGCCGTTGCACTTGTCAAAATCAATTTGCGGACGCTGATTTATATCTGTAAATTCTTTAATGGCCCCCTGCTTACAACTGTGATAACAGGGATCGCAGGGAATATTTTGGAAGCACTCGGCAATGGCTACCGGCCCTTTAGCCAACCTTTCTGCCGGTGGTAGTACCTCGGCTATGTCCTCCGGTGTCGGGATGCCGTTTTGTGCCAGCATATGTAATCACTCCTATCCTAAAAAATTACCTGGGTCAAACCTTGCCTGATCTTTTCCCCTACCGGACCGGAACGTAGACCAGTTAGCTGGTCCATTATATTTTGTCGATCGGAAGCCAGGTTCTCACTGCTATAGTCCAGACTGGCTGCAGCATTTAACCCGGCTAAGGCTCCTTCCATCATGGCTGCAGACGCTTCTTCAATACCCGCCACATCACCAGCCACATAAATACCAGGCACCGAAGTTTCCAAATTCTCATTACGTAAAGGAACGTGACCTCCCAGTTGGGGTACATAAACCATCTTACAACCGGCTTGCCACAATAGTTCCGTAAGGGGTGTTAGGCCAACGGCCAGGCAAATAACATCAGTGGCCACATCCTTTTCCGTACCCGGGATAGGTTGCCAGTTGTCATCCAGTTGCACAATGGTGGCTCCGGTGACTTCCTTTTCACCAATGGCCCGCTTAATGGTATACCGGGTATAAATGGGTACCCCAGCCCGCACCACCTTAGCAGCGTGTACCCAATAAGCACCAATGCGGGGAGCTGCTTCGATGATGCCCACCACTTCAATACCCGCTTGCAGCAGTTGGTAACTGACGATAACCCCAATATTACCGGCTCCCACCATCAGTACTTTGTTACCTGGTTTTACACCATAAACATTGACCAGTGTTTGTACTGCACCGGCCCCGTAAACGCCCGGTAGGTCATTATTAGGGAATAATAAACTTTTTTCCGCCCCGCCGGTGGCAATGATCAGCCGCTGAGGTTTAAGGGGAATAATTTTGTTATGCTGCTGTACTAACAAAACGCCGTCCTCATAATAACCCAGGGCGGTGGCTTCGGTCATAATCTTTATTTTTTCACAGTTTTTGACTTCACTGGCCAACTGGCGGGCAATATCTATCCCTCTTTCGGAAGCTCGCTGTTGTTTGGAACCAAAAAAACGGTGAGTTTGTTTAATTAATTGACCACCTAAATAATCATTGCGATCAACCAGAGTAACTTCCGCTCCCAGTTGGGAGGCTTTCAGGGCCGCTGACAATCCTGCCGGGCCACCCCCAACGATGACAATTTCCGTATTTAGCACTTTAACTCACCCTTTCCCTTTTGGGTTTCCACCACCATACCTGCCTGTAATCTCTCAACACAAACCCTAACATTTGGTTCGCCGTTTACTACCATCAAACAAGAGGAACAATTACCAATGTTACAGAACAAGCCCCTGGGACGATGCAGGTGGGCACTTTCCCGCATGATACGAATACCGGCCGCATGCAGGGCGGCGGCAATGGTTTCACCTTCATAGCCCTCCAATTCTTGGCCATTAAAAATAAATTTAACTTTTCGTCTGGGCTGAAATTCCAGAATTGGGTGTTTTTCTATCCGCATAGGCCAATACCTCCTCATACCTTTAATACAAGCAAAAGGCATGCCAATGTGTGCTGAGCCAAAACAAATAACAGTAACACAAGTACCCATTTTAATCTAATTTTCTTTAAATTTAAGCATTTAAAATTAAAAATTACTTAAAATTATTTTAGGACATAAAAAAAGCACGCCGAAATGCGTGCTTTTTACCTAACCTTTAACTTAAAAATGTATAATATATTGTACAATCTGTCATGCTTTTGACATGTCATGTTTGACACTACATAATTCCCAACTGATGCATTTTATAATAGAGAGTACTTCTGGGAATACCTAGCATACGTGCAGCCTCGGAACGGTTTCCGTTAACTTGTTTTAAAGTGCGGATAATTAAATCTCTTTCGGTCTGCTCTGTTACCGAGGCCAGTCCCACTGTGGTAGTGGCTTGATCTTGCTGGTAAGCGGTCTTGATAGATTCAGGAATGGTGGCTTCGGTAACCGTGTCACCTTCGGTCAAGATCACCATTCTTTCAATTACATTTTTTAATTGCCTGATGTTCCCAGGCCAGGGGTAAGCCAGGAAGGTAGCCATAACCCCCGGTTCCAGCTTAGTAATTTGCTTGTTATAAAGCTGGCTGAATTCGTGGAGGAATAAGTAGACCAACTCAGGTATATCTTCACGACGTTCCCTTAAGGGAGGAATCTCCAGGGATACCACATTAAGCCGATAATATAGATCTTCTCTAAAGGTGCCTTCACGTATCATTTCCTCTAAATCACGGTTGGTGGCAGCTATGATGCGTACGTCAACCTTAATGGGAGTTGAACCACCTACCCGGGAAAACTCGCCGTCCTGCAGCACCCGTAGCAGCTTTACCTGCATATCTAAGGGTAATTCCCCCACTTCGTCTAAAAATAAAGTACCCCCGTCTGCCTTTTCGAAAACACCAGTCTTTCCTTTCTTGTCCGCTCCAGTGAAGGCCCCGCCGTCATAGCCAAACATTTCGCTTTCAAACAAAGTTGGGGGGATAGCTGCGCAATTTATCACGGTAAAGCTTTTATTTGCCCTGGGACTGGCTTCATGGATGGCTTTGGCCACTAATTCCTTACCGGTACCGCTTTCACCCCGTAACAATACCACCGCATTGGTGGGAGCAACTTTTCTGGCTACATTGATTATTTCAATTAACCGCTTATGGTGACCTTTAATGTTAGCAAAGGGATTTCTGCCGGTACTCATTTGTTTAATTTCTCTCTCTAACCGCTTTACCTGGGAACTGGCTTGATTTAATTTTTGATTAAGCTGAACAATTTCTGTGACATCTCTTTCAGCAGAGACAGCGCCAATAATCTTTGGTCCCAGTCGAACCGGGGTAGCATTGATTAAAACATGAGTTCCTGCCACAGGTTGGTGCTGTAGGGCACGAATCTCCTGCCAATCCCGATTTATTTTGGTAACAATAATATTGGAGAAATATTTGTTAATGGGCTGGCCAATTATTTCATCTGCCTTTATCCCATATAATTCTTCAGCCCGGCTGTTCCAGGTAAGTACCACATCAGAACTGTCCACAATACAAATTGCCTCATCAACCGTTTCCACCACGGCATTTAATCTTGCCTCAATTTCACATACCCGCAGGGCTAAATCGTGAAACACCTGATCATAAGATAACACACCCAGTATATTACCCTGATGGTCCCGGCAAATCAAAGCATGGTACCTTAACTCCGGTAAAAAGGCAAGTATTTCTCTGTCTAAATCCTCTTGATCAAGGGAAGAAAAATCACGTTTCATCAGTTTATTCACCGGCACATCAGATGCAACCTGCCTGTTAATGACGTCCTTCCATAGGAGCACGCCAACCAATTTAGTACCTTCCATGACCAGTACCACCGGACGTTTGGGAATTCCCTTTTCCCTAACTTCGCCAATGGTACTCTCAGGAGACACCAGCAACAAATCTTTATATAGCATTTCTCTTACTGTCAAAAACCCTTTATGCATATTAATAAAACACCCCAGTCATATAAGAAGAAGTGAGAGGTGAGGATGTATGCACGCTTAAAAAGTTGCTAATTTATTATTCACCTAAATAGGCCTTTTTTACCTCAGGATTATTAGCTAATTCTTGGGCGTCACCAGATAATACCACTTCACCGGTCTCTAACACATAAGCACGGTTACTGATGGACAGAGCCATATGGGCGTTTTGTTCAACCAGTAAAATAGTAGTACCAGCTTGATTAATCTCCTTAATTATAGCAAAAATCTCCTGTACTAGCATAGGGGCAAGTCCCATTGATGGTTCATCCAACAGCAGTAATTTAGGTTTTGACATTAAAGCTCGTCCCATGGCTAGCATTTGTTGTTCACCACCGGAAAGTGTCCCGGCCAACTGGTTCTTTCTTTCCTCTAACCGGGGAAAGCGTTGAAATATTTTCTTAATATCTTCCTTGACCTTGGCTTTGTCCTTACGAGTGTAGGCTCCCATTTCTAAATTTTCCATTACTGTCATGCGGGTAAAAACACGCCGTCCCTCGGGTACCTGAGATATACCCAGATTAACAATTTGGTGAGGCGGCATTTTTATTAAAGATTGTCCCTGGTAGGTAATTTCTCCACTTTTCGGTCGAATAAGACCGGATATTGTGCGCAGGGTGGTGCTTTTACCGGCTCCGTTGGCACCAATTAAGGCTACTATTTCCCCTTCCCTTATTTGGCAGGAAATTCCGCGCAGTGCCCTGATAGCTCCGTAAGAAACGTGCAGATCCTTTACATCCAGTAGCATGAACTAAACCACGTCCTTTCCCAGATAGGCAGCGATAACTGCGGGATCCCGCTGAATTTCTGCAGGAGAACCAGCGGCAATTTTTTTGCCATAATCCAGCACTGTAATGCGGTGTGACAAACTCATAACAAATTTCATGTCATGTTCTACCAAAAAGATGGTGAGACCCATTTCTTGAATTTTCCTGATCATTTTCATAAGGGTTTGTTTTTCCTGGGGATTCATACCAGCAGCCGGCTCGTCAAGCAAAAGCAACTTTGGTTCCGTGGCCAGGGCCCTGGCAATCTCTAAACGTCTTTGTTCCCCATAGGGTAAATTCTTAGCTAACTCGTCTTTTTTATGACTTAGTTCCATCAATTCCAATGCAGCCATGGCCGCTTCGGTGATGTGTGCTTCTTCTTTCTTAACCCTCGGTCCCCGTAACACAGCCCCAAGGAAACCGGTGCTGGTCCGGCAATGCTGACCCACTTTAACGTTGTCTAAAACCGTCATTTCACCAAACAACCTGATATTTTGAAAGGTCCGGGCAATCCCCATTTTGGTAATGATATGGGGCTTTAAACCATTAATGGTTTGGCCCATAAAGCGAATCTCCCCGGAAGTGGGGGTATAAATGCAGGTAACCAGATTGAAAATGGTACTTTTACCGGCGCCATTGGGACCAATTAAAGCACGGATACTACCCTCTTCTATGTTCATATCTACACTGTCTACGGCAGTAAGCCCACCGAAACGAATGGTCACGCTATCTAACTCCAGGATGTTGTTTGCCATGCTTTTACCTCCATCAGTTGGCCCCGCCGGCAGCGGAAGTTCCTGTGTTTTGTACCTTTCTTCTGGATAAAAGCCGGGTTAATTTAACCCCTCCCAGCAGTCCCCTGGGCCTAAAGATCATCATAATGACCATTAATGCACCATAAACCATCATCCGATATTCAGCTACAAACCGCAGAAATTCCGGTGCCAGGGTCAGTACCGTGGTACCCAGGATAACTCCCGGGATACTCCCCAGGCCCCCTAAAACAACGAAGGTTAAAAAATCAAAAGACTTTTGAAAACCGAAGTCCTGAGGGTTTAGGTACTGAATCAGGTGGGCATAAAGTCCACCGCTGATACCGGCCAGAAAAGTACCAATGGCAAAGGCGGTAATCTTGCTGGTAGTAATGTTAACGCCCATGGCCTCGGCAGCAATTTCGTCTTCCCTAATTGCTACCAGCGCACGGCCAAAGCGGGAATTTTCAAGTCGATACATGGCCCAAACGGTGAGCACAACCAAAACAATCACTAAAGTAAGGGTAGTGTAACGTGGTATGCCGGATAAACCCAAGGCACCACCCGTGATACTTAAGTTAAGGAAAACAACTCTAACAATCTCACCAAAACCTAAAGTAGCAATACCTAAATAGTCGCCGGTCAATCTAAGTGTAGGATAACCCAGCAGAACTCCCCACAGGGCAGCCATAAAGCCGCCTGCTAAAAGT from Desulfotomaculum nigrificans DSM 574 harbors:
- a CDS encoding 2-oxoacid:acceptor oxidoreductase subunit alpha; the encoded protein is MSQEPRLVQGNEACAEGAIYAGMRFYAGYPITPSTEIAEILAKRLPQVGGKFIQMEDEIASMAAVIGASLTGAKSMTATSGPGFSLKQENIGYASMAEIPCVIVNVQRLGPSTGVATAPAQGDVMQARWGTHGDHPAIVVSPSSVRETFDLTVRAFNLAEKFRVPVIILMDEVVGHMREKVTLPEPGDLPIFNRVKPDCDRESYYPYRAQENEAPPMALFGEGYRFHVTGLFHDESGFATEKPDIVARQLRRLHHKISYNLDQVISYESQQTENAELVVIAYGGTYRAVARAVKLARAAGLKVGTFRPQTIWPFPEEAVSSLAQAGKKLLVVEMNYGQLLLEVQRVAGGRCGVYSCLQADGELTKPETILNKIREVY
- a CDS encoding MoaD/ThiS family protein yields the protein MQIKIKVTGLLTEYFPVGKGILPLHIEKPLTIKEILKLIPLSHELVMTVLVNGQRQDLSYIPPDEAEIVLISPLAGG
- a CDS encoding 2-oxoacid:acceptor oxidoreductase family protein, yielding MAGTWEVRLSGSGGQGLILAGIILAEAAVIDGQNVVQTQSYGPAARGGASKAEVIISSEEIDYPKVDRPDVFLGLNQESVLKYMAGCKENSLAIVDSGLVNYIPASLAKVYALPITETARKQVGRELVANAVALGAMAALSGMVSRQAVTTALLRRVPKGTEDMNRKALELGFALGDQAMARARVSQN
- a CDS encoding 2-oxoacid:ferredoxin oxidoreductase subunit beta, with amino-acid sequence MLPEIEQYFRLEKLPHMWCPGCGNGIILHCLVKAIDKLCLDQDQTSIVSGIGCAARASGYLDFDTLHTTHGRALAFATGVKLAKPELNVFVLTGDGDCTAIGGNHFIHAARRNINLTTIVFNNNIYGMTGGQYSPMTPNASRATTSPYGNLERPFNLAELAIAAGATFVGRASTYHTKLLTDLIIEGYRNKGFSLIEVITHCPTSFGRQNKMGSPADMLKWQRDHGVTALRYDNLTPEERVGKFVVGVLHKDEAPEYTAEYQKLVEKFLGR
- a CDS encoding aldehyde ferredoxin oxidoreductase family protein, coding for MYGYGGNILRINLSTGEIKKQPLDEVMAREWVGQRGFIAKILWDELKPGIDPLGPENKLIMSTGPLAGTLVPAGGKVSFGAKSPATGIYGESCVGGHIAAEMKYAGYDVIILEGQASRPSYIYINDDQVEIKDAAHLWGKGAIQTEKALKDELGEEFQICTIGPAGEKLVKYACISHDFGRQAGRTGMGTVMGSKNIKAIAIYGSKSIPLADLPATVAKAKEMLQGCFAKENLNEWQDYGTAGVPCWANSIGAFPTRNFQSSYLEGNETLDGKLMRQKMLVTDKGCFGCPSPCGKYCYVPGYDVYVEGPEYETTALIGGSCVFTDIEKVGYLNYLCDELGLDTISAGNVIGFAMECYEKGVITKEQVGREIKFGDVESFKFLVEQIVARQGIGHILAEGVKYAAEQFGGDSIKYAIQVKGLEWSGYESRSAPSNMLAYMTCDLGAHHSRAWSVTHDIAVGRKVLDGKAKKVVDLQHIRPFFDLIGCCRLQWVEIGFELEHYPEVCRLVTGFDYSQEELMQISEKVWNLTRAFAWREIADFGRQYDYPPARFYEEAVTTGPNAGDFIPKEHLDKLLDDYYQLRGWDKNGLPTKEKLNSLGLQFVVEELLKQGRKLS
- a CDS encoding 4Fe-4S binding protein — encoded protein: MRIALNEARCSGCRTCQVICSLHNFAENNPKKAAVKIVGHFPAPGRFEIKICNQCGVCAAVCQFEAIAEKDGVYVIDREKCTGCGECIEACPSNAMVKHPAETAPIKCVACGECVTLCQRGALYDADVREVQ
- a CDS encoding 4Fe-4S dicluster domain-containing protein — its product is MTDPSSVPRLRPTGVVINQAWCKKCGICIAFCAKGVLSFGEGNRVEVAQPDNCVGCGICENFCPDYAITLEVEN
- a CDS encoding NAD(P)/FAD-dependent oxidoreductase produces the protein MNKTADIVIIGGGVIGCSIAYNLAKKGAKNIILIERKYLTSGATGRCGAGVRMQFGTETNCLLAKKSIEMFEQLEEELGYDDSIEFKQGGYLLLAYTEKMVEQFHKNLGVQHKLGIPSRWVTPAEAKEIVPHLNTQGLLGATFCGKDGHCNPFKTTDAYVKAARRLGVEIMTYTEVTKLLAKDGKITGVETNKGVIESPVVVCCAGAYSRDLAATIGIELPLHPERHQILVTEPVEMIQEPMVMSFYHGLYCQQVPHGSFVMGIGDPNEPKEFNYNSSWQFLHEMAAKVTFLLPPLANLRVVRQWAGQYDMTPDRQQILGSVPGTEGFYLAAGFSGHGFMISPMTGKLMAEYILGEETSLPIDMFDFTRFARGQLFVEPSVV